aaaaagttcagtcacaaccgaacttagcccttccttttaataatttttaaattttgaaaatttttttttaacaaaatattttgattcacTTAATTTGAGgatacaattatataaaaagatttttaaattttgaacattttttttttaacaaaatattttgattcacTTAATTAGAGgatacaattatataaaaagatttttaaattttgtttgccaGCAGCATTACAGCTGAGTATATCTTGCATATACATAAGAACTGTGTGTACTTTGCATAAATTctgtatagttttttttaattattttaattttttttaccaaaattatTCGAATGCACCGCCTCAAACTCCGCCAACATCGTATCATACCAAGTTTAACCGAGAAACTTTTCAATTCCACAACAACTGcaactatatattttttcggcTACCTTTTCGCCAGTAATTTACTGTGGAAATGCcgttatgcaaattttttgctCCACACAAAGTTTTCCACTTTACACCGTTGCCAAATGGTAAttaaatatgcacacacatcGCTACATTTaaggtttttgccattttatttcacttttttttttggttttttgttatgtaatattattagtTTTCTTTTGCACTTTCATTTGTggtatttgcaaaaaatattacatcacttacatacatatagtatacataAATAGCACTTGAGTACAAATGAAATCATGCCGGCAATTATGCAGTAAATATTAGAAATGGCGAAAATTAAGTGGCATGTTAGTAATGAAAACGAgtgaacatatatttatttccgcAAATTTGTAGTATTTATAAAGTATGCATGTAGTTAAttgcttaaatttatatatattttttttaattaacagcgCAGTTGTAATGGCTGTTTACTAAAgtactttaaataatttgaaaacactTGCGAAGTTTAATGCCGTTTAAAAAGCGACAGTAAATGGATAATAGCAGGCAATGACAGGCTATGGCAGAAAAAATGTagattaaatgtaataaaagttgaaataattcACATGCTTGATCCAAGAGGtctttaactgaaagaaatattatttatttaaatatatttttttataaattatttagcattttttaTCTCATTTAATACTTAAAAGTGTTTAATTCACTTCACTCAAATATCACGTGCAATAACATTTATTAACAGCAATATTATTGCCTTAAAACTACTAGCATGCACTCTCATATCCTCACTTCAATTTTTATGGCAATTAAAAACGAACTAACTTTATATTGTCATATGCAACGCGAGAGTTAAAAAATTCTCCATAAAATTCTATTGCTCTTttcattaaatgaaattgtacTATTGATGACAGTGTTGATtaaaaatttctcaattttCACTATAAAACTCACATTTGATGAGAGTTAAGCTGATGCATGCCGGTCAAGAGCTCAGCTCAAAAGTATTCAATATCCAATTAGTTGATTTTGATACACTTTATGTAAGCTTGTCAAgtgaataaaatcaaatcaaaaagtcCAAAAATACAAGTACTTATGTACGCATACTCATATACACTATATCAAGATACAGCTGCTTCTCAAGTCTATTTTAAGCTtgtcaatattttcaaatattcattcTAATATGTTATCTCAGCTACACTGGCAGTCATAAATTGCATTAATATTATTGgaattgatatttataaatttctgaatatataagcatatatcTGCATAAGGTCTGTCTATGAGTATAACGTCTAAAATACTCATCAAACGTGTTTTCTAATTTCTAAAACATTTGCTAAATTGCGAAAATATTGACAGAGAATTGCAAAGCTTATTGAGCTTAACTCAGCTGAGCTTCCATTAGCGcagtttaaaagaaaaaacatttattttgaataaatatatttgaatatagtatatgtatactagaaagctcagagtataaaaagttgatAATTCCAGCTAATGCTATGAGAATTTCGAATATCAACAGCACgtctattttaatttcaataaagccatttaagtgtttttcaattaaactgtataactgtttgtagtcatAACATTTGATGCGAAATACCTGGTTTTTAAATGTACTCTCTAGGAAATTGGTTTCAAAAAAACGAAGGTGTATGTTAAACTAAAACAATATAATGAactatttattgcatttaaattgtagtaaaaattttatttgaaaattcaaattatgctgaacttttttttttaatttgaattaaaatatttaaatatctttttgtattaccaaatttttaatatgacTTTCCTATAGGCCATTTATTCAGTGTACGCTTTTGACTAAGCATTTAATGCAGAATAAAACAGAAATGCAGATAAATTGCTTCCCACGAGGTATTATTCATGAGTATTCTGACAGAATTTAtgggatttttataaaaaaaaatataaatacatattaaaatatttatttatcactgCTGCTAATCAAATAAACAACGTATACCCCACAACGTAACTCAGTGATAAGTTTCTTCAACGGATGTGGGAAACAACACATAACTGACAATAGAGTCAGTGGTAGCCGGCAATTCCTCTTCTGTTGTCTCCGTTGCTGACATGGTGACACTGCTATAGTCTGCAATTCCATATGACCCATCGTCCTCATCCTCTCCAGAAATTGGATCGGTGAAATCCTCATATTCAACTCTCTTCGCGTCAACTTCATCCGGAAAGAATATGCGTAAATCTGTTGCTAATTCTGCCAAAATCGTTGGATTTGTTGTTACCTCAACAACAGCGCCGCTCACCGGTACAAGTAGACAGCACTGGCGTAACATTGCGAACTGTGCGGGGGCAGTGTATAAATTAGAAACAGGTTGAGCTTACAGTGTTTGAGTTTGTATTTAATAtgcatttcatttgaaattttctcTCACCATTAGAAATGTGTTCGAAGCAAAGTTGCTGTAACATTTTGCCATATCAGTAAGCTGCTATCGGTGCTGCCTGCCTTGTTTGAGTACCTAATGAGAACTACTATCCAATTATATTTGCAGGTTGCATTTATTTGAGTAAATTTCGGAGTAATGCTTGTGggaatatatatggtatatatgtatgtatgtatgtgtatgtattgagTACTTAATGGAGTGTTTATTGTTTCAGGGAGTGACTAGTAATTTATGAGACACcagatacgagggctgctatatatatttctggcctagccAACACTAAgggttgccaggtgcaatctgacatttccattagaaagtttgacattttttagcataacatcactcagaacgttttgtcatttaatcgtgaattgttttatttacagggaattaaaaaaaaatcggccgatcatttttcacaactttcgatgaaccaaa
This portion of the Zeugodacus cucurbitae isolate PBARC_wt_2022May chromosome 3, idZeuCucr1.2, whole genome shotgun sequence genome encodes:
- the LOC105212076 gene encoding uncharacterized protein LOC105212076, translated to MAKCYSNFASNTFLMFAMLRQCCLLVPVSGAVVEVTTNPTILAELATDLRIFFPDEVDAKRVEYEDFTDPISGEDEDDGSYGIADYSSVTMSATETTEEELPATTDSIVSYVLFPTSVEETYH